A region of Vicia villosa cultivar HV-30 ecotype Madison, WI unplaced genomic scaffold, Vvil1.0 ctg.000029F_1_1_1, whole genome shotgun sequence DNA encodes the following proteins:
- the LOC131622287 gene encoding subtilisin-like protease SBT1.2 codes for MLNLFIFEFFLNTFKYPYNSPTKSCTTQHTLLLLLLLLQQKSMESKFQLFFFTLSLLILTIHAQTLATYIVQLHPHGTTKSMFTNKLEWHLSFIQQTISSDEDPSSRLLYSYRSAMDGFAAQLTEAEIEYLQRIPDVISIRPDRNLQIQTTYSYKFLGLSPARENGWYQSGFGRGTIIGVLDTGVWPESPSFIDHDMPPVPKKWKGICQSGQAFNSSNCNKKLIGARYFTKGHFAVSPTRIPEYLSPRDSSGHGTHTSSTAGGVPVPMASVFGYANGVARGMAPGAHIAVYKVCWFNGCYNSDIMAALDVAIRDGVDVLSLSLGGFPVPLYDDSIAVGSFRAMEKGISVICAAGNNGPMAMSVANDAPWIATIGASTLDRKFPAIVRMANGKILYGESMYPVNNRMASKSKVLELVYLSGGDSESQFCLKGSLPKDQVQGKMVVCDRGVNGRSEKGEAVKEAGGAAMILTNTELNLEEDSVDVHLLPATLVGFDESITLKAYINSTKKPLARIEFGGTVIGKSRAPTVAIFSARGPSFTNPSILKPDVIAPGVNIIAAWPQNLGPTGLPEDKRRVNFSVMSGTSMSCPHVSGIAALIRSAHQNWSPAAIKSAIMTTADVIDHTGKPILDEDKPATSFAMGSGNVNPHKALNPGLIYDIKPNDYVNHLCSIGYTNSEIFSITHRNISCHAIMQKNRGFSLNYPSISVIFKDGTKRKMFSRRVTNVGNPNSIYSVEVVAPQGVKVIVKPKKLVFKQENQSLSYKVWFISRKRVTTNFAEGHLTWIHSQNGSYRVRSPIVVTWKTK; via the coding sequence ATGCTTAACTTGTTCATATTTGAATTCTTCCTCAACACCTTCAAATACCCCTACAATTCACCCACAAAATCATGCACCacacaacacactcttcttcttCTCCTACTACTACTACAACAAAAATCAATGGAGTCCAAATTTCAACTCTTTTTCTTCACTCTTTCCCTTCTCATTCTCACCATTCATGCACAAACTCTTGCAACTTACATAGTTCAGTTACACCCTCATGGCACAACCAAGTCTATGTTCACCAACAAACTTGAATGGCATCTATCATTCATACAACAAACCATTTCATCTGATGAAGACCCTTCCTCGCGCCTACTATACTCGTACCGTTCCGCTATGGACGGTTTCGCAGCTCAGTTAACCGAGGCTGAGATTGAGTATTTACAAAGAATTCCTGATGTTATCTCCATTAGGCCTGATAGGAATCTCCAGATTCAAACCACATATTCTTATAAATTCTTAGGACTCAGTCCTGCTAGAGAAAATGGTTGGTATCAATCTGGTTTCGGCCGTGGAACCATAATCGGTGTGCTTGATACCGGAGTTTGGCCAGAGAGTCCTAGCTTCATTGATCACGATATGCCTCCTGTTCCGAAGAAATGGAAAGGTATATGCCAATCAGGCCAAGCCTTTAACTCTTCCAATTGTAACAAGAAACTCATTGGTGCAAGGTACTTCACCAAAGGCCATTTTGCAGTATCACCTACAAGAATTCCAGAATATCTCTCCCCAAGAGACTCTTCTGGACATGGAACACACACTTCATCTACCGCTGGTGGAGTTCCGGTGCCAATGGCGAGTGTTTTCGGTTACGCCAACGGTGTGGCAAGAGGTATGGCTCCAGGTGCTCACATTGCAGTATACAAAGTTTGCTGGTTCAATGGCTGCTATAACTCTGACATCATGGCTGCATTGGATGTGGCAATCAGAGACGGCGTCGACGTTCTATCGTTGTCTCTAGGTGGTTTTCCAGTGCCTCTGTATGATGACAGTATTGCAGTTGGAAGCTTTAGAGCAATGGAGAAAGGAATTTCGGTTATATGCGCAGCGGGAAACAATGGTCCAATGGCAATGTCTGTTGCCAATGATGCTCCTTGGATTGCCACTATTGGTGCAAGCACACTTGACAGGAAATTCCCTGCTATAGTTCGCATGGCGAACGGAAAAATTCTCTACGGAGAATCCATGTATCCAGTAAACAACAGAATGGCAAGCAAAAGCAAAGTACTTGAGCTGGTTTACCTATCTGGTGGAGATAGTGAGAGTCAATTTTGCCTCAAAGGctctcttccaaaagaccaagTTCAAGGCAAAATGGTGGTATGCGACCGCGGTGTCAACGGAAGATCAGAAAAGGGTGAAGCTGTGAAGGAAGCAGGTGGTGCTGCTATGATCTTAACAAACACAGAGCTAAACTTAGAAGAAGATTCCGTTGATGTTCATCTCTTGCCAGCAACATTGGTAGGATTTGACGAATCAATCACCTTGAAAGCTTACATAAACTCCACAAAAAAACCACTTGCTAGGATCGAATTCGGAGGAACTGTAATCGGGAAGTCTAGAGCACCAACAGTAGCAATATTCTCAGCCAGAGGACCAAGTTTCACAAACCCTTCAATCCTTAAACCAGATGTCATAGCTCCAGGCGTCAACATCATTGCTGCATGGCCTCAGAATCTTGGTCCAACAGGCTTACCAGAAGACAAAAGAAGAGTAAACTTCTCTGTCATGTCAGGTACCTCGATGTCATGTCCTCATGTCAGCGGAATCGCGGCTCTTATCCGTTCTGCGCATCAAAACTGGAGCCCTGCAGCTATCAAATCAGCAATCATGACAACCGCAGACGTAATAGACCATACAGGAAAACCAATACTCGACGAAGACAAACCCGCTACATCCTTCGCAATGGGATCCGGAAATGTGAATCCACATAAAGCATTAAATCCCGGACTGATATACGATATCAAACCAAACGATTACGTCAACCATCTTTGCAGCATTGGTTACACAAACTCAGAAATATTCAGCATCACACACAGAAACATTAGCTGCCATGCAATCATGCAGAAGAATCGAGGCTTCAGCCTTAACTATCCCTCAATATCAGTGATTTTTAAAGACGGAACGAAGCGAAAAATGTTCAGCAGGAGAGTAACAAATGTAGGAAATCCTAACTCCATCTACTCAGTGGAAGTTGTAGCACCTCAAGGAGTGAAAGTGATTGTGAAACCAAAGAAGCTAGTATTTAAACAAGAAAATCAAAGCTTGAGCTACAAAGTTTGGTTTATATCAAGAAAAAGGGTTACCACTAACTTTGCAGAAGGACATTTGACATGGATACACTCACAAAATGGTTCTTACAGAGTTAGAAGCCCAATAGTAGTAACTTGGAAGACTAAGTAG
- the LOC131622268 gene encoding F-box/LRR-repeat protein 3-like, translating into MKRKKTKKNTSIRSSKPLAIRKKKRTYVKSSQQQQQPFSSTNSIIIAEAEFEFYLPDECWERVFTFIINPPDLFLDVFPFPTDPVDDKIKEKYKRNFESLSLVSKHFLSITNRLIFSLKIYYPQLCHLSRFFHRFSNLNSLDICFGSYYLDADIALALRDRSSLKSLSIYMFEINVTSHYIDSLLSLKGLNSLKFHSSQISDYLLYSIARQGLPLNTFVLENCTGYTYHGIYDLLSKCRGIRHLGLQGVDFLNNHYVSQLSLLLSDLVSINLSKCSKLTESTLFTLSKNCHSLGEITMQSLYIDDFDIERENVENYDILKDFDVNPQLKFLHLFRSSFINDETIILFASFSNLKHLDLSCCHNISEKGIRQVLNSCCKLRDLMLMNCKVRGLKLNFVVPQLEVLDLSRTSVDDKTLHEISKSCCGLLELLLICCEYVTKKGVKRVVENCKQCRVIQ; encoded by the coding sequence atgaaaagaaagaagacgaAGAAGAATACTTCTATCAGATCCTCAAAACCACTTGCTATACGAAAGAAGAAGAGAACTTATGTCAaatcatcacaacaacaacaacaaccgttTTCTTCTACAAATTCAATTATAATTGCAGAAGCTGAGTTTGAGTTTTACTTACCCGATGAATGCTGGGAGCGTGTCTTCACATTCATCATCAACCCGCCTGACCTGTTCTTGGATGTCTTCCCATTCCCCACTGACCCCGTCGatgacaaaatcaaagagaaatACAAACGAAATTTTGAATCTCTATCTCTCGTCTCAAAACACTTTCTCTCCATTACTAACCGTCTCATATTTTCTCTCAAAATATATTATCCACAACTTTGTCATCTCTCTCGTTTCTTTCATAGATTCTCCAACCTTAATTCCCTTGACATTTGCTTCGGATCCTATTATCTCGATGCAGACATTGCCTTGGCTCTCCGTGACAGATCATCATTGAAATCTTTATCTATTTACATGTTTGAGATAAATGTAACTTCTCATTACATTGATTCCTTACTGAGTTTGAAGGGTTTGAATTCTCTTAAGTTTCACTCTTCTCAAATATCTGATTATTTGCTTTACTCTATTGCAAGACAAGGTCTTCCTTTAAACACTTTTGTTCTTGAAAATTGCACCGGCTATACTTACCATGGAATTTATGATTTATTATCTAAGTGCCGCGGGATAAGACATTTGGGTCTTCAAGGTGTTGATTTTCTAAATAATCATTATGTTTCCCAGTTGTCTTTACTTCTTTCTGATTTAGTATCTATAAATCTTAGTAAATGTTCCAAGCTCACTGAATCAACTTTGTTTACTCTCAGTAAGAATTGTCATTCACTTGGTGAGATCACAATGCAAAGcttatatattgatgattttgatattgagaGAGAAAATGtagaaaattatgatattttgaaagattttgatgtCAACCCTCAATTAAAGTTTCTACATTTGTTTCGGTCTTCATTTATAAATGACGAGACCATCATATTGTTTGCTTCATTCTCAAATTTGAAGCATCTCGATTTAAGTTGTtgccataacatatctgaaaaagGTATTCGTCAAGTTTTAAATAGTTGTTGTAAGCTTAGAGATCTAATGTTGATGAACTGTAAAGTGAGAGGACTAAAATTGAACTTTGTGGTTCCCCAGCTAGAGGTGTTGGACTTATCCCGTACAAGTGTTGATGATAAAACACTCCATGAGATCTCAAAGAGTTGTTGTGGGCTTTTGGAATTATTATTGATATGTTGTGAATATGTCACGAAAAAGGGAGTGAAGCGTGTGGTTGAAAACTGCAAACAATGTCGTGTGATACAGTGA
- the LOC131622313 gene encoding xyloglucan galactosyltransferase MUR3-like: MRRRPVAGILPDQMEKSTTKTQTSRICFLAVLTAFFWLLLLYFHFIILPQQDQHQSTLTTTVNHQVIPLNLQPPPYSPPPYSPPPPPPPSLPQFKTPPRKKFGFPNESTLQTPPKSKFPFTKALATSNNKTDPCGGRYIYVHDLPSRFNQDMLRDCKTLSLWTNMCKFTTNAGLGPPLENIDGVFSDKGWYATNQFAVDVIFANRMKQYECLTKDSSIAAAVFVPFYAGFDIARYLWGYNISMRDAASLDLVDWLTKRPEWGIMNGRDHFLVAGRITWDFRRLSEEETDWGNKLLFLPAAKNMSMLVVESSPWNANDFGIPYPTYFHPAKDEDVFLWQERMRKLERKWLFSFAGAPRPGNAKSIRGQIIEQCRSSKVGKLLECDFGESKCHSPSSIMQMFQGSLFCLQPQGDSYTRRSAFDSMLAGCIPVFFHPGSAYTQYTWHLPKDYTKYSVFIPEDDIRKRKITIEQRLSQIPVEQVRIMREEVISLIPRLVYADPRSKLETLKDAFDVSVQAMIDKVTNLRKDIIEGRTDENFIEENSWKYALLDEGQREVGPHEWDPFFSKPKGGNGESTDSSAEAAKNSWKNEQRTQ; the protein is encoded by the coding sequence ATGAGGCGGCGCCCTGTGGCGGGCATCCTCCCAGATCAAATGGAGAAATCAACAACCAAAACCCAAACCTCCCGAATCTGCTTCCTCGCtgtactcaccgctttcttctgGCTCTTACTCCTTTACTTCCATTTCATCATCCTCCCCCAACAAGATCAACACCAATCCACCTTAACCACCACCGTAAACCACCAAGTAATCCCCCTCAACCTCCAACCACCACCATATTCACCACCACCATATTCACCACCACCGCCACCGCCACCATCATTACCCCAATTCAAGACTCCTCCAAGAAAGAAATTTGGCTTTCCTAATGAGTCAACACTACAAACCCCTCCCAAAAGTAAATTCCCCTTTACAAAAGCACTTGCAACTTCCAACAACAAAACCGATCCATGTGGAGGTAGATACATCTACGTCCATGATCTTCCCTCCAGGTTCAACCAAGACATGTTACGAGACTGCAAAACACTGTCTCTCTGGACCAACATGTGCAAGTTCACTACCAATGCAGGTCTTGGTCCGCCTCTCGAAAACATCGACGGAGTCTTCTCAGATAAAGGATGGTACGCCACTAACCAATTCGCTGTTGATGTCATTTTTGCAAACAGAATGAAACAGTATGAATGCTTGACTAAAGACTCTTCCATTGCTGCTGCTGTGTTTGTGCCGTTTTATGCTGGCTTTGACATTGCGCGGTATCTTTGGGGTTATAATATTTCTATGAGAGACGCTGCTTCGCTTGATCTCGTTGATTGGTTGACGAAGCGGCCGGAGTGGGGAATCATGAATGGGAGAGATCATTTTCTTGTTGCGGGGAGGATAACTTGGGATTTTCGGAGATTGTCTGAGGAGGAAACGGATTGGGGGAACAAGCTTTTGTTTTTACCTGCTGCTAAGAATATGTCTATGCTTGTTGTTGAATCTAGTCCTTGGAATGCCAATGATTTTGGGATTCCTTATCCTACTTATTTCCATCCTGCAAAAGATGAGGATGTGTTTCTTTGGCAGGAGAGGATGAGGAAGTTGGAGAGGAAATGGCTTTTTTCTTTTGCGGGTGCGCCGCGTCCGGGTAACGCGAAGTCGATTAGGGGTCAGATAATTGAGCAATGTAGGAGTTCTAAAGTTGGGAAGCTTTTGGAGTGTGATTTTGGGGAAAGTAAATGTCATTCTCCTAGCTCCATAATGCAGATGTTTCAGGGATCACTTTTTTGTCTTCAACCTCAAGGTGATTCCTATACAAGAAGATCTGCTTTTGATTCAATGCTTGCTGGTTGTATACCTGTGTTTTTCCATCCGGGTTCAGCGTATACGCAATATACCTGGCATCTACCTAAGGATTATACTAAGTATTCTGTATTTATTCCTGAGGATGATATTCGAAAGAGGAAGATTACTATAGAGCAGAGGCTTAGTCAGATACCGGTGGAGCAAGTGAGGATAATGAGAGAGGAGGTGATTAGTTTGATTCCTAGATTAGTGTATGCTGATCCTCGATCTAAGTTAGAGACTTTAAAAGATGCTTTTGATGTTTCTGTGCAAGCCATGATTGATAAGGTTACCAATTTGAGGAAGGATATTATTGAAGGTCGCACCGACGAAAACTTCATTGAGGAGAATAGTTGGAAATATGCACTGTTGGATGAGGGACAGCGTGAAGTAGGCCCTCATGAATGGGATCCTTTCTTCTCTAAACCTAAGGGTGGAAATGGAGAATCCACTGATTCCTCTGCTGAAGCTGCGAAAAATTCTTGGAAAAATGAGCAAAGAACTCAATAA